From Paenibacillus graminis, a single genomic window includes:
- a CDS encoding xylulokinase translates to MDQNIKQAILKGETSLGIEFGSTRIKAVLIDYRFETIASGSYEWENLLVDGYWTYHLADIIKGLQTAYSEMKLEVEQKYGVTLTTTGSLGFSAMMHGYMVFDGTGELLVPFRTWRNATTGAAAKELTDTFKFNIPERWSIAHLYQAILNGERHVPQARFITTLAGYIHWLLTGSKAIGIGDASGMFPIDEAAQDYNAPMVQQFDELVAAKGYPWKLRDLLPKVCRAGEQSGVLTEAGVKILDPSGDLQPGIPLCPPEGDAGTGMVATNSVRKRTGNISVGTSVFAMIVLEKDLSTVYPEIDMVTTPDGSPVGMVHANNCSSDINAWLGLFREFYEAMGQKSDPNQLFSVMFNKALEADSDGGGLLSYGYFSGENITGIEKGRPLFVRSPESRFNLANFMRTHLYSAFAALKIGMDILTKKENVAIDSILAHGGLFKTPMVGQRMVAAALNVPVSVMATAGEGGAWGMAILAAYMTNKGQQEPLDDFLEDKVFKDAEGQEIHPDSSDVAGFELFMERYSKGLAIEQAAVDHLVENWRE, encoded by the coding sequence ATGGATCAGAACATCAAGCAAGCGATACTCAAGGGAGAAACCTCACTTGGTATCGAATTTGGGTCCACACGTATCAAGGCAGTGCTGATTGATTATCGTTTTGAGACAATCGCCTCCGGAAGCTATGAGTGGGAAAATCTATTGGTGGACGGCTATTGGACGTACCATTTGGCAGACATTATCAAGGGGCTGCAAACCGCCTACAGCGAAATGAAGCTGGAAGTTGAGCAGAAATATGGAGTTACTCTTACAACAACCGGTTCTCTGGGATTTTCGGCAATGATGCACGGGTATATGGTTTTTGACGGCACGGGGGAGCTGCTTGTTCCGTTCCGGACCTGGCGCAATGCAACCACTGGTGCTGCCGCAAAAGAATTGACGGATACCTTTAAGTTCAACATTCCTGAACGCTGGAGTATTGCTCATTTATATCAAGCTATATTGAACGGGGAACGACACGTGCCCCAAGCCCGGTTTATAACGACCTTGGCCGGTTACATTCACTGGCTGCTGACCGGCAGCAAGGCCATTGGCATAGGGGATGCCTCGGGTATGTTCCCGATTGATGAAGCCGCGCAAGATTATAACGCCCCGATGGTCCAGCAGTTTGATGAGCTTGTTGCCGCCAAAGGTTATCCGTGGAAGCTGCGGGACCTTCTTCCCAAGGTCTGCCGTGCAGGGGAGCAGTCAGGTGTCTTAACCGAAGCCGGTGTGAAGATACTGGATCCGTCCGGTGATCTGCAGCCGGGCATTCCGCTCTGTCCTCCGGAAGGCGACGCCGGTACAGGCATGGTGGCAACGAACAGTGTCAGAAAACGGACCGGCAATATTTCCGTAGGCACCTCGGTTTTTGCGATGATTGTCCTGGAAAAGGATCTTTCAACCGTATATCCGGAAATTGATATGGTAACCACTCCGGACGGCAGTCCCGTGGGGATGGTCCATGCCAATAACTGCTCAAGCGATATCAATGCATGGCTGGGTCTGTTCCGCGAGTTCTATGAGGCGATGGGACAAAAGTCGGACCCGAACCAACTATTCAGTGTGATGTTCAATAAAGCGCTGGAAGCGGACTCCGATGGCGGGGGCTTGCTGAGCTACGGGTATTTCTCCGGTGAGAATATCACTGGAATCGAGAAGGGCCGGCCGCTGTTTGTCCGCTCTCCTGAGAGCCGGTTCAATCTGGCTAATTTCATGCGGACGCATCTGTATTCCGCTTTTGCCGCGTTGAAGATCGGAATGGACATTCTGACCAAGAAAGAAAATGTCGCTATCGACAGTATCCTGGCTCACGGCGGACTGTTTAAAACCCCGATGGTTGGGCAGAGAATGGTTGCGGCCGCACTGAACGTCCCGGTTTCTGTCATGGCAACAGCCGGAGAAGGCGGAGCATGGGGAATGGCGATTCTGGCTGCTTACATGACTAACAAAGGTCAGCAGGAACCTCTGGATGACTTCCTTGAAGACAAAGTATTTAAGGATGCCGAAGGACAAGAGATTCATCCGGACAGCTCGGATGTTGCAGGTTTTGAACTGTTCATGGAACGCTACAGCAAGGGTCTTGCCATTGAGCAGGCTGCTGTAGATCATCTGGTAGAGAACTGGAGGGAGTAA
- a CDS encoding L-ribulose-5-phosphate 4-epimerase, which yields MLEYLKEEVFQANLDLPKHGLVKYTWGNVSAVDRASRLFVIKPSGVHYDTMKPGDMVVVDFDGNVVEGDLRPSSDTPTHAVLYKHYAEIGGIVHTHSTWATVWAQAGLDVPVMGTTHADTFYGSVPCARFLTQEEIDRGYEAETGRVIIETFEQRGLDIMAVPGVLLKGHAPFTWGKDAHSAVMNSVVLEEVSKMNLFARELNHFAEELPQRILDKHYLRKHGKDAYYGQK from the coding sequence ATGTTAGAGTATCTGAAAGAAGAGGTATTCCAGGCCAATCTGGACCTGCCTAAACACGGGCTTGTCAAATATACGTGGGGCAATGTAAGCGCGGTTGACCGTGCAAGCCGCCTGTTCGTAATCAAACCGAGCGGCGTTCATTATGACACAATGAAGCCCGGCGATATGGTGGTTGTGGATTTTGACGGCAATGTGGTTGAAGGCGATCTCAGACCTTCCTCTGATACGCCAACCCATGCCGTACTGTACAAGCATTATGCAGAGATTGGCGGCATCGTGCATACGCACTCGACATGGGCGACAGTCTGGGCTCAGGCTGGTCTTGATGTTCCTGTCATGGGGACTACGCATGCCGATACCTTCTATGGCTCCGTACCTTGTGCCCGCTTCCTGACCCAGGAGGAGATTGACCGCGGCTATGAAGCGGAAACGGGACGTGTCATCATCGAAACCTTTGAGCAGCGGGGTCTGGACATTATGGCGGTTCCCGGTGTCTTGCTTAAGGGCCATGCTCCGTTTACCTGGGGCAAGGATGCCCATTCCGCAGTGATGAACAGTGTTGTGCTGGAGGAAGTCTCCAAGATGAACCTGTTTGCCAGGGAACTCAATCATTTTGCCGAAGAGCTGCCGCAGCGGATTCTGGATAAACACTACCTGCGGAAGCATGGTAAAGACGCTTACTACGGTCAGAAGTAG
- the araA gene encoding L-arabinose isomerase: MSTVSAKQFWFVVGSQHLYGEEALGEVKAHAQAMTDALNHSGVLPYPLVLQDLAVSADKITSIMKEVNYRDEVAGVITWMHTFSPAKMWIRGTKLLQKPLLHLATQYNESIPWATIDMDFMNLNQAAHGDREYGFINARLNKQNKVVVGYWERAEVQKQIAAWMDVAVAYNESFSIKVARFGDNMRNVGVTEGDKVEAQIQFGWTVDYYGIGDLVEYVKAVKEEEIDVLFAEYAELYDFEYGSYSKDAWEASVKVQASYEIALKRFLDKGGYNAFTSNFEDLHGMKQLPGLAVQRLMAQGYGFAGEGDWKTAALDRLLKVMSHNQNTGFMEDYTYEMAAGQEAILQSHMLEVDPCLASNRPKVVVSPLGIGDREDPARLVFDGKAGEGVVVSMADFGTHYKLLINEVEAFEPTVPAPKLPVARVLWKVKPNFQDGVKAWIENGGGHHTVVSLNLTTDQIVTYAKLVGLEYVVIK; this comes from the coding sequence ATGTCAACAGTAAGCGCCAAGCAATTCTGGTTTGTTGTAGGATCGCAGCATCTGTATGGAGAAGAAGCGTTGGGAGAAGTTAAGGCTCATGCGCAGGCGATGACCGATGCGCTCAATCACAGCGGTGTTCTGCCTTATCCGCTTGTACTGCAGGACCTGGCCGTCAGCGCGGACAAAATCACTTCTATCATGAAAGAAGTCAACTATCGTGACGAGGTTGCCGGCGTCATCACTTGGATGCACACCTTCTCCCCGGCAAAAATGTGGATTCGCGGAACGAAACTGTTGCAGAAGCCATTGCTTCATTTGGCAACCCAATACAATGAGAGCATTCCTTGGGCTACCATTGATATGGATTTCATGAACCTTAACCAGGCTGCCCATGGCGACCGCGAATACGGCTTCATCAATGCCCGTCTGAACAAGCAAAACAAAGTGGTAGTAGGCTACTGGGAGCGCGCCGAAGTGCAGAAGCAAATCGCAGCATGGATGGACGTTGCGGTTGCTTACAACGAGAGCTTCAGCATCAAGGTTGCCCGCTTTGGCGACAACATGCGCAACGTCGGTGTTACCGAAGGCGATAAGGTCGAAGCCCAGATTCAATTCGGCTGGACCGTTGATTACTATGGTATCGGCGACCTTGTGGAGTATGTGAAGGCTGTGAAGGAAGAAGAAATTGATGTGCTGTTCGCAGAATACGCAGAGCTGTATGACTTCGAGTATGGTTCGTACAGCAAGGATGCATGGGAAGCCAGCGTCAAAGTACAGGCCAGCTATGAAATCGCCCTGAAACGCTTCCTGGATAAGGGCGGCTATAACGCCTTCACTTCGAACTTCGAAGACCTGCACGGCATGAAGCAGCTTCCGGGTCTTGCGGTTCAGCGCCTAATGGCACAAGGCTACGGCTTCGCCGGCGAAGGGGACTGGAAGACGGCGGCCCTGGACCGCCTGCTGAAAGTGATGAGCCATAACCAGAATACCGGCTTCATGGAAGATTACACTTACGAAATGGCAGCAGGCCAGGAAGCTATTCTGCAATCCCACATGCTTGAAGTTGATCCTTGTCTGGCCAGCAACAGGCCGAAGGTCGTTGTATCGCCGCTGGGCATTGGCGACCGTGAAGATCCGGCCCGGCTCGTATTTGACGGCAAAGCAGGAGAAGGCGTTGTTGTATCCATGGCCGACTTCGGCACGCACTATAAGCTGCTAATCAACGAAGTGGAAGCCTTCGAACCGACGGTGCCGGCTCCGAAGCTTCCGGTAGCCCGTGTGTTGTGGAAGGTGAAGCCGAACTTCCAGGATGGGGTCAAAGCCTGGATTGAGAACGGCGGCGGCCACCACACCGTTGTGTCCCTGAATCTGACAACCGACCAGATCGTTACTTATGCCAAGCTGGTTGGTCTGGAATATGTCGTTATCAAATAA
- a CDS encoding GntR family transcriptional regulator, whose amino-acid sequence MSLNPSTPQPLYMQIRQMLKNDIQNGRYKPDEQIPTEAELCDTYSVSRITIRKAIEELVREGTLTRIPRRGTFVTSNKFHNELLSVSGFSEFSHQLGMIPNSRILRSEVIPASEEVAGHLLIEEGSPVLELERLMYVDDRPLFYDIAHYSLTRFPDLEKKIAMKESTYKILSEDYHTEIVSNDKIIDVIGATKDYAKFLECDIGANLFRILKIAFDANDEPVHLSTFMCETNRVNLTVHRAK is encoded by the coding sequence ATGAGCTTAAATCCTTCAACCCCCCAGCCGCTGTATATGCAGATCAGGCAAATGTTGAAGAACGATATCCAGAACGGACGATACAAACCGGATGAACAGATTCCAACGGAAGCAGAGCTCTGTGATACTTATAGTGTAAGCCGAATTACCATAAGGAAAGCGATTGAGGAGCTCGTGCGGGAAGGAACCCTGACGCGAATTCCCCGTAGAGGCACCTTTGTGACCTCCAATAAATTTCATAATGAACTGTTATCCGTAAGCGGATTCTCAGAGTTCAGCCACCAGCTGGGCATGATTCCGAACTCACGGATACTACGAAGCGAAGTCATCCCGGCGTCTGAAGAGGTGGCAGGGCATCTTCTTATTGAAGAAGGCAGCCCCGTGTTGGAGCTTGAACGGTTGATGTATGTAGATGACCGCCCGCTTTTCTATGATATTGCCCATTATTCACTTACCCGGTTTCCGGATTTGGAAAAGAAGATCGCAATGAAAGAATCGACTTACAAGATTCTGTCGGAGGATTACCATACCGAGATCGTGAGCAATGACAAGATCATTGACGTCATCGGTGCGACCAAAGATTATGCAAAATTTCTTGAATGTGATATCGGGGCGAACTTGTTCCGGATATTAAAAATTGCTTTTGACGCAAATGATGAGCCGGTTCATCTTTCCACATTTATGTGTGAGACCAATCGGGTCAATCTGACGGTCCACCGGGCAAAATAG
- the frlD gene encoding fructoselysine 6-kinase yields MRIITVGDNCMDVYQTSGKAYPGGNPVNVAVYLAEMGAKTAYLGWVGTDIYGEIMIQAIQDKGVDTSRISQKDGKTAVTHVEMVENDRKFGDYEEGVMAQFFLTAEELDFAGDYQLVHSGIWGHADPYFSLFREKGLITSFDFSDQLKDERVQTLTPYVDYPFFSYTQDDDYIRQLLVEVKQRGAQLAVATLGENGSLAYDGEQFFPHGVGKVNVVDTMGAGDSFIAGFIYGRLKGLSIENCLELGANRAAKTIGYFGAW; encoded by the coding sequence ATGAGAATCATTACAGTCGGGGATAACTGCATGGATGTCTATCAAACAAGCGGCAAAGCCTATCCTGGAGGCAATCCGGTGAATGTGGCCGTCTATTTAGCTGAAATGGGTGCAAAGACGGCCTATCTAGGCTGGGTGGGCACCGATATTTATGGGGAGATCATGATCCAGGCTATTCAGGACAAGGGCGTGGATACTTCCCGGATTTCACAAAAGGACGGAAAAACGGCGGTAACCCACGTGGAGATGGTAGAGAATGACCGGAAGTTCGGGGATTACGAAGAGGGAGTTATGGCACAGTTTTTCCTTACAGCAGAAGAGCTCGATTTTGCTGGAGATTATCAGCTTGTCCACTCGGGGATATGGGGCCATGCCGATCCGTACTTTTCTCTCTTTAGGGAAAAGGGCTTGATCACTTCCTTTGACTTCTCGGATCAGTTGAAAGATGAGCGGGTACAGACGTTAACGCCCTATGTAGACTATCCATTCTTTTCGTACACTCAGGATGATGACTATATCCGCCAGCTCCTGGTAGAGGTCAAGCAAAGAGGAGCGCAGCTTGCCGTGGCTACCTTGGGAGAGAACGGTTCGCTTGCTTACGACGGGGAACAATTCTTTCCGCACGGCGTGGGTAAGGTGAACGTCGTGGATACGATGGGAGCTGGGGATTCCTTCATTGCCGGGTTCATTTACGGCCGGTTGAAAGGGCTTTCTATCGAAAACTGCCTAGAGCTTGGGGCAAACAGAGCTGCAAAGACGATAGGTTATTTCGGCGCATGGTGA
- a CDS encoding SIS domain-containing protein, translating to MLNFDEQLFLKLVEQEGLGFRGQIEEIVDGIAKKGYSNIFLIGAGGTIAMMYPYEYILKSSSTIDVHAEIAAEFMVMNNRHFSKDSVCIFTSVSGTTQETVAAAGFCKERGATTIALVAERDTPLTKIVDHCITTGSEKHSFDTFFMLLYMVVFRFMYNNNEFPQYEQFTKEVALLPRAILDAVKTFDPKAEAFAKEHKDTDYHMMVGSGNLWGNTYSYAMCILEEMQWIHAKSIHAAEFFHGTLELVVEDTSVILLKGEDETRPLMDRVERFAEKITKKLTLIDTKDFAMEGISEEFRKHFAVSINWSVLSRISAYLERERNHPLTLRRYYRQMEY from the coding sequence ATGTTGAATTTTGACGAACAGTTATTCCTTAAGCTTGTGGAACAAGAGGGCCTGGGCTTTAGAGGACAAATTGAAGAGATTGTAGACGGGATTGCCAAGAAAGGGTACAGCAATATTTTTCTGATTGGTGCGGGTGGCACAATTGCGATGATGTATCCCTATGAGTATATTCTGAAATCAAGCTCGACCATTGATGTGCATGCCGAGATTGCTGCTGAATTTATGGTAATGAACAACAGACATTTCAGTAAGGATTCCGTATGTATTTTTACATCTGTGTCGGGAACCACGCAGGAGACCGTTGCGGCAGCCGGGTTCTGTAAGGAACGGGGAGCGACTACGATTGCACTTGTGGCAGAAAGGGATACTCCATTAACCAAAATTGTAGATCACTGCATCACAACCGGCTCGGAGAAACATTCCTTCGATACATTCTTCATGCTCCTGTACATGGTTGTGTTCCGGTTCATGTATAACAACAATGAGTTCCCTCAGTATGAGCAGTTCACGAAGGAAGTTGCCTTATTGCCGCGTGCGATTCTGGACGCAGTCAAGACCTTTGACCCTAAAGCAGAAGCTTTTGCAAAAGAACATAAAGATACGGACTATCACATGATGGTTGGCTCCGGCAACCTGTGGGGGAATACGTACTCCTACGCGATGTGTATCCTGGAAGAAATGCAATGGATTCATGCGAAGTCCATTCATGCGGCGGAATTCTTCCATGGTACGCTTGAGCTTGTGGTTGAAGATACCAGTGTTATTCTGTTGAAAGGCGAAGATGAGACAAGACCGCTGATGGACCGGGTAGAGAGATTTGCCGAGAAGATTACGAAGAAGCTGACCCTTATTGATACCAAAGACTTTGCCATGGAAGGCATCAGCGAGGAGTTCAGAAAGCATTTTGCTGTAAGTATCAACTGGTCTGTTCTAAGCCGTATCAGCGCCTACCTGGAGCGTGAGAGAAATCATCCGTTAACCCTTAGAAGATACTACCGCCAAATGGAATATTAA
- a CDS encoding amino acid permease, protein MSNGSLTRKLGFWSALAIAVGTTVGSGIFVSSGDVAKAAGIPSISILAWIIGGVIAIPQVMVLAELSTAYPQNGSGYVYLNKAGWRPLAFLYGWATFWALDPPSISIMALAIVAYLASFFPFFAGIAGKLLGVAIILIITSIHYRSVKAGGSFQVIITAVKIIPFLIVIVLGLMYMNFDNFVYTPAAGAASSSLIGGVSATTWAYTGMAAICFMAGEFKNPGKVLPRALISSVLIVLGLYTLLAVCVTGLMPFDKLMGSSSAVSDAIKYIPGLSGMASSFVAVTAIIVILGSLSSCIMFQPRLEYVMARDGLFFQRFAKVHPKFETPSFSIIAQVTLACILVFFSNLTELLGYFTLIQLVINILDFAAVYKCRKREDYNPIYRMPMWKVTTILAILGAGWLAWGTFTWAPVQGMIAAAIVIGTGLPVYYYWEKKYGSKSGHDSNIVA, encoded by the coding sequence ATGAGTAATGGCTCACTTACACGAAAACTGGGTTTTTGGTCGGCCCTGGCCATCGCTGTTGGAACTACGGTAGGCTCCGGAATCTTCGTCTCTTCCGGCGATGTCGCAAAAGCTGCAGGTATCCCCTCAATCTCAATTCTAGCCTGGATTATTGGTGGAGTTATTGCGATTCCCCAGGTCATGGTGCTGGCCGAATTGTCGACTGCCTATCCGCAAAATGGAAGCGGTTACGTATACTTGAATAAAGCAGGTTGGAGGCCGTTGGCCTTTCTATACGGATGGGCAACCTTCTGGGCACTCGATCCTCCGTCCATTTCAATTATGGCTCTGGCTATTGTTGCATACCTGGCGAGCTTCTTTCCTTTCTTCGCTGGAATTGCCGGTAAACTGCTAGGAGTAGCGATCATTCTGATCATCACGTCCATCCATTACCGGAGTGTCAAGGCAGGCGGCAGTTTTCAAGTCATTATTACGGCTGTCAAAATCATCCCTTTCCTGATTGTCATTGTGCTGGGCCTCATGTACATGAACTTTGACAACTTTGTTTACACGCCCGCCGCAGGAGCGGCAAGTTCAAGCTTAATTGGTGGCGTATCTGCTACGACGTGGGCTTACACGGGAATGGCCGCCATTTGTTTTATGGCTGGAGAATTCAAAAATCCAGGGAAAGTTCTCCCTCGCGCATTAATTAGTTCGGTACTGATTGTATTGGGTCTATATACGCTGCTTGCAGTATGTGTCACCGGCCTAATGCCGTTCGATAAACTGATGGGCTCCAGCTCCGCTGTGTCCGACGCCATCAAGTATATTCCCGGATTATCCGGCATGGCCTCATCCTTTGTGGCCGTCACCGCGATTATTGTTATTCTGGGTTCCTTGAGCTCTTGCATTATGTTTCAGCCGCGTCTGGAATATGTCATGGCGCGGGATGGGCTGTTCTTTCAGCGGTTTGCCAAAGTTCATCCCAAATTCGAAACACCAAGCTTCTCGATCATTGCTCAGGTTACGTTGGCTTGTATTCTGGTGTTCTTCAGCAATTTAACCGAACTGCTAGGTTATTTCACGCTGATTCAGCTGGTCATTAACATTCTGGACTTTGCCGCGGTCTATAAATGCCGTAAGAGAGAGGATTATAACCCGATTTACCGCATGCCAATGTGGAAAGTAACCACTATTCTGGCTATCCTTGGGGCAGGATGGCTGGCTTGGGGAACCTTTACGTGGGCTCCAGTGCAGGGCATGATTGCCGCGGCGATAGTCATCGGAACGGGCCTGCCTGTGTATTACTATTGGGAGAAGAAGTATGGATCCAAAAGCGGTCATGACAGTAATATAGTCGCTTAG
- a CDS encoding TIM barrel protein — translation MKIAGMNITYRHFPFEYFLDQVAELGLEHIELWAGEPHLYVYRNVLGNLRHIRRQLKSRDMKVVCYTPEQCVYPFNIAASDSRLRQKSIDYFIDNLYAALELETDMMLVTSGIGDFAVSPLESWKYAGDSIYQISRVAEEEGVTLALEPLTRFESNLITDAKGIKRMLEEVRSPSLKGMIDTVAMQLAGETPEDYFSLLPEIVHFHLIDGDGSSDAHLALDDGVLNWREYLTGLQSHNYEGACTLEIMGSNYYQNPQEALRASVRKIRGMEVLSP, via the coding sequence ATGAAGATTGCGGGAATGAATATTACGTACAGGCATTTTCCTTTTGAGTACTTCCTGGATCAAGTGGCCGAGCTTGGGCTTGAGCACATCGAGCTGTGGGCGGGCGAGCCTCATTTATACGTCTACCGGAATGTTCTTGGCAACTTGAGGCACATTAGGCGGCAGCTGAAATCCCGAGACATGAAGGTCGTCTGTTATACGCCGGAGCAGTGTGTCTATCCCTTCAATATTGCCGCTTCCGACTCCCGGCTGCGGCAGAAGAGTATCGATTACTTCATTGATAATCTGTACGCGGCCCTGGAGCTGGAGACCGATATGATGCTTGTAACTTCAGGAATAGGAGACTTCGCTGTATCGCCATTGGAATCATGGAAATATGCCGGCGACTCCATCTACCAGATATCTCGGGTGGCTGAGGAGGAAGGGGTGACCTTAGCGTTGGAGCCTCTGACCCGATTTGAATCGAATCTAATTACCGATGCTAAGGGAATCAAGAGGATGCTGGAGGAGGTCCGTTCTCCGTCATTAAAAGGGATGATCGACACCGTAGCGATGCAGCTCGCTGGCGAGACACCCGAAGATTATTTCTCCCTTCTTCCGGAGATCGTTCATTTTCACCTGATCGACGGTGACGGCTCATCTGATGCGCATCTGGCTCTAGATGATGGGGTGTTGAATTGGCGGGAATATCTAACCGGTCTTCAGAGCCATAATTATGAGGGAGCTTGTACACTGGAGATTATGGGATCTAATTATTATCAGAATCCGCAGGAAGCACTTAGGGCATCAGTCAGGAAAATAAGGGGAATGGAAGTCTTATCACCTTGA
- a CDS encoding class I SAM-dependent methyltransferase: MDKNSVYRTNIIGAGEVGVARSVDMNKNVIHTTNSLFWDTKGNDVLGATALPLYGAFVSEEKCQLFGDVSGKKMLEIGCGSGQSLQYLGERKASELWGVDISENQIEKTRQYLTASGLSANLICSPMEEKCGIPEDYFDFVYSIYAIGWTTDLEGTFCQIASYLKKDGAFIFSWSHPIHKCVVAENNMLIFKKCYFDESWYSVSLDESTLTLSDRKLSTYVNALSKAGFVIEQMMEQSDDEIMQSRDDNSDFAKKAKMLPVTFVIKARKL; the protein is encoded by the coding sequence ATGGACAAAAATTCTGTTTATAGAACAAATATTATAGGCGCTGGCGAGGTTGGGGTCGCCCGCTCGGTCGACATGAATAAGAATGTTATTCATACAACAAACAGCTTATTTTGGGATACAAAAGGAAATGATGTTTTAGGAGCAACCGCTCTTCCTTTGTATGGAGCATTTGTCTCAGAAGAAAAATGCCAGCTTTTTGGCGATGTTTCAGGAAAAAAGATGCTGGAGATCGGCTGTGGAAGCGGTCAATCATTGCAATATCTGGGGGAACGGAAAGCATCTGAACTATGGGGTGTGGATATATCGGAAAACCAAATCGAAAAAACAAGGCAATATTTGACGGCGTCCGGTCTTTCAGCAAATTTAATCTGTTCTCCCATGGAAGAAAAATGTGGCATCCCAGAGGATTATTTTGACTTTGTTTATTCGATTTATGCGATAGGCTGGACAACCGACCTTGAGGGTACTTTTTGCCAGATTGCTTCTTACCTAAAAAAAGACGGCGCATTTATTTTCAGCTGGTCCCACCCTATACATAAATGTGTCGTTGCAGAAAATAATATGCTTATATTTAAAAAATGTTATTTCGATGAATCCTGGTATTCGGTATCTCTTGATGAAAGTACACTAACCTTATCGGACCGTAAACTATCAACCTATGTGAACGCACTCTCAAAAGCGGGATTTGTCATTGAGCAAATGATGGAGCAATCTGATGATGAAATTATGCAATCACGGGACGATAACAGTGATTTTGCCAAAAAAGCAAAGATGCTTCCTGTAACTTTTGTAATTAAGGCAAGAAAACTATAA
- a CDS encoding GNAT family N-acetyltransferase: MSKLISYSEILDVLHTFNDCFNPQVSEKVGSLEEYAKKISTFAITYTINRNDEVVGFISFYVNEKEVYITLIATKRTERRNKLGIQLLNKALEYCKKNCLSYVRLEVDNQNNIAQKFYEKHGFTRESKSSKTTTYYIYKSCS, encoded by the coding sequence ATGAGTAAATTGATTTCTTATAGTGAGATTTTAGATGTATTACATACATTTAACGATTGCTTTAATCCTCAAGTTTCGGAAAAGGTTGGATCCCTTGAAGAGTATGCAAAAAAAATTAGTACATTTGCAATAACATATACTATAAATCGTAATGATGAGGTAGTGGGATTTATTTCATTTTATGTAAATGAAAAAGAAGTATATATAACCCTTATCGCAACTAAAAGAACTGAACGAAGAAATAAGTTAGGAATACAGCTATTAAACAAGGCACTTGAATATTGTAAAAAGAATTGTTTAAGTTATGTTAGATTAGAAGTAGATAATCAGAATAATATAGCACAGAAGTTTTATGAAAAACATGGATTTACTAGGGAATCAAAATCGTCTAAAACTACAACATATTATATATATAAAAGTTGTTCATAG
- a CDS encoding class I SAM-dependent methyltransferase: MRDYNKELQDNSRQYAYNFDFDIMHPYMIKSFESYMASGNALELGCYQGALTKRLSTIFDNITCVEASEDAINVAKMSLDDVEAEINFIHDVFEGVKLQEKYDNIFLTHVLEHIDDRIGLLKKINDEWLSDKGVIFIACPNANAASRQIAVNMGIIPSCESITKAEEEHGHRVTYTLETLQNDIQQSGLKIIHSSGIFFKALANFQWDQLLRTDIVSKEYLDGCYELGKKYPDLCSSIFFVCMKGGNQS; the protein is encoded by the coding sequence ATGAGAGATTATAATAAGGAATTACAAGACAATAGTAGACAATATGCTTACAATTTTGATTTTGATATAATGCATCCCTATATGATAAAGTCTTTTGAGTCATACATGGCAAGTGGAAATGCTTTAGAATTAGGTTGTTATCAGGGAGCACTTACTAAGCGTTTAAGTACTATTTTCGATAATATTACTTGTGTTGAGGCATCAGAGGATGCAATTAATGTGGCGAAAATGAGCCTAGATGACGTTGAAGCTGAGATAAATTTTATTCATGATGTTTTTGAAGGAGTCAAGCTTCAGGAAAAGTATGATAATATATTTTTAACTCATGTGTTAGAACATATAGATGATCGTATAGGATTACTTAAAAAGATTAATGATGAATGGCTAAGTGACAAGGGAGTGATTTTTATAGCATGTCCTAATGCTAATGCAGCATCAAGACAAATTGCAGTTAATATGGGGATTATACCAAGCTGTGAATCTATAACAAAAGCAGAAGAAGAACATGGACATCGAGTGACCTACACTCTAGAAACACTACAGAACGACATTCAGCAATCAGGCCTAAAAATAATTCACTCATCTGGAATATTTTTTAAAGCTTTAGCAAATTTCCAGTGGGATCAGTTATTGAGAACAGATATCGTTTCTAAGGAATATCTTGATGGGTGTTATGAGCTAGGGAAGAAGTATCCAGACTTATGTTCATCAATCTTTTTTGTATGCATGAAAGGTGGAAATCAGTCATAG